From Candidatus Alcyoniella australis:
CAGGTCGGTCAAGTCGTCGCAGTCGTTGTCGATTCCGTCGTCGCAGACCTCGTCGTGTCCGGGGTAGGCCTCGGCCTCCTCGTCGTTGCAGTCGTCGCCGCCGCAGATCTCGGCCAGATGGCCGTCGTTGTCAGCGTCGCAGGAGGCGCTGCCCGCGGCCGGGGCCACCACCGAGAACGTCTGCGGGCCTTGGGGCACGGTTGTCCCCGCGACCTTGACCAGGTACAGGCCGGTAGTCGGCACGGTGAACAGCACCTGCTCGATGTTGTCGATGGTGTTCACGCCGGTTGTGGCGTTGGAGCTCGGGCTTGCGGGGTTAAGCACCCAGGGGTAGTAGACCGTGTCGTCGGGGCCGATCACGGTCAGGTCGAGGTCGTTGACCAAGTTGGGCACGGTGTTGGGGGTTCCCGGATAGTCGTCCCAGGCGATTGTCACGCGCATGCTCGCACCGGCGTCGCGCTGGACCGGGATCAGCCATTCGCCGCCCTGGCTGAGGCTTGCTTCGGCGAAGTTGTCGTTGAGGATGTTAGCCACAGGGTAGAGCGCCAGCACCTTGCCGTAGCCGTAGACATAGTCCGGGCCGAATCGACCCAGGTCGACCGCCGAGTGCGCCAGCAGCGCCTTGACCGTCGAGGGGACCAGGATCTGCGGGTTGACCGAGGCGTTGGCCTGGAGCATCAGCGCCACGACCCCGGCCACTGCCGGGCTGGCCATCGAGGTGCCGCACATCGTGGTGTAGGTGTCGTAGCGCACCGTGCTGGTCACGCCGTAGTCGCTGCTGCTCTGGCAGCCCGGGCCGCTGATGTCGGGACGCATCCGGCCATCGTCGGTGGGACCCCACGAGCTGAAACTGGTCATCGAGTCGTCGTTGGAGTTGATCGCGCCGACCACCACCGCGTTCTTAGTGGCCGAGGGAACCGGTATCGTGGAATAGGTGGTGCCGCAACGCCCTGAGCCGCGCTCGTTGCCGCCGGCCCAGACCACCGAATAGGCGCGTCCCAGCGATCCGCGCACGATGGCGTCGATCAGCGCGGCCGAACTCTCGTAGTCGCCTTCCCACGAGCAGTCGTTGCCGTTGGACGCGATGTTCGAGCCGATCGAGTTGTTGCTGACGTGGGTCGCGGCGTTGATGCCGGCCTGGTAGTCGGACTGGATGTCGCCCGGGTTGTTGTAGAAGAACGGGAACGAGCCGCTGAACACGCGCGAGTAAATCAACGCCCCCGGGGCCATGCCCGCGTAGTTGCCGCTTGAGCGCGTACCGTCGCCGGCCACTGTGCCCGCCACGTGTGTCGCGTGGGCGCCGTAGTAGCTGGACTCGCCCTGGGTTACGCGCGAGCCGAAGTCGTCGTGGGTCGAGTCGACCAGCCCCGCGTCGTAGACGAACACGCGCACGCCCGAGCCGTTAAACCCATACGGCGCGGCCCAGACCGTCTCCACGCCCATGTCGGCGCGCGCGCTGTTGTTCAGCGGTCCCCAGGCCGGAGAGACCTGGTCGACCCACATCACCGCGTCGTCGAGCACCAGTTCTTCAATATCGAGCGGGTCCAGAGCCACGATCAGCGCGTTGATCGCGTCGGCCGCGTCGACCACTTCGCCGTAATAGCCGGCGATCAGCTCGGCCTCAAGCGGCGCCACGTCGGGGTGGAACATCGCCACTACGTGTACGCGCCCCTGGTCGTCAATTGCAAAGTCCTCGAACTCATTCTCGATGATGCGCTGCGTCACTTTGTCGCCGTACTCAATGGCTCCGGCCCAACGCAGCTCGGGGAACGCCTCGGGCGTCAGGGCGGAACTGCCATCAAGCGCCGCGAACCAAGCGCGGTCCGGCACCCAGCTGAGTAGCTCGAGTCCGCGATCAGCCAGCTCCGCGCGCTGTTCGGCGGTCGGCACCTCATCGAGCTGCACCAGCAAGTGCATCCGCTCGCCGCCATCAAGGGTTGCGGCCAGCTGCGTCAGCTGCGGGTCGATCCCCTGCTCGGGCACGTACATCCGCGACTGTGTCTTAATTGTGTACGGCTCGGCATTTAGAAACGAGAACCGCTCTGCGTCCGCGGCCCAACTCAGGGCCGGCAGACACATCACCGCTGCCGTGGCCAGCAGAATCGCCGCTGCCACAGCGTTCGAATTCGATTTATTTCGCATGAAACCAGGCTCCTTTAAGTCCAATTACACTTCCCAGCATTACAAGTTTACATGTTTTTCAAGTGGTCCACAATGAGACGGACAACCGGACCGCGGCCATTTCCTGCGGCTCCAAGGGAGCTTTAACCTGCGTCTTTTCTTGGCCTCTCACGCCACAGGACAAGCGCGGCACCCAGTACCATGAGGTACACTGCATTCATGTGCCGTGGTTGATATTGCAAAAAGGATACGATTAGAAGCTTGTAAAAAATGAAACAGGCTCCAAGACCTATCAGCAACTTGCGGGACGATTCGCGGTATATATAAAAAGCCTTTGACCAAAAAACCAACAAAACGATAAAAATCAGACAATAGATTTTGGCTATCATGAAGTTCACGGCCAAAGCCCCGGCCTCTGTAAACCGAACGCTTTTAATCCCCTGCCATCTGCCGACCTGCTGAGTTAAAACCCAGATCTGGTTCAGGCGCTCCTTTTCTATTGTCAGGTTGGCATACTCACCGGTATACACTCCGCCGATCAGACTTCTAAGTAAATTGTGCCCCACTTTGATTATATAGGCACCGGGGTGATCCTTTATCAGGCGTATGGTTGCGCCCTTGAGCAACGCTTCCCCCTCAGTCGAATACGGATCATTTACTCCATGTCTCGCAGTATATCTCCATCCATCGTCGTCAACATGTTTGATTCCCCAGGGATTGCC
This genomic window contains:
- a CDS encoding S8 family serine peptidase, coding for MRNKSNSNAVAAAILLATAAVMCLPALSWAADAERFSFLNAEPYTIKTQSRMYVPEQGIDPQLTQLAATLDGGERMHLLVQLDEVPTAEQRAELADRGLELLSWVPDRAWFAALDGSSALTPEAFPELRWAGAIEYGDKVTQRIIENEFEDFAIDDQGRVHVVAMFHPDVAPLEAELIAGYYGEVVDAADAINALIVALDPLDIEELVLDDAVMWVDQVSPAWGPLNNSARADMGVETVWAAPYGFNGSGVRVFVYDAGLVDSTHDDFGSRVTQGESSYYGAHATHVAGTVAGDGTRSSGNYAGMAPGALIYSRVFSGSFPFFYNNPGDIQSDYQAGINAATHVSNNSIGSNIASNGNDCSWEGDYESSAALIDAIVRGSLGRAYSVVWAGGNERGSGRCGTTYSTIPVPSATKNAVVVGAINSNDDSMTSFSSWGPTDDGRMRPDISGPGCQSSSDYGVTSTVRYDTYTTMCGTSMASPAVAGVVALMLQANASVNPQILVPSTVKALLAHSAVDLGRFGPDYVYGYGKVLALYPVANILNDNFAEASLSQGGEWLIPVQRDAGASMRVTIAWDDYPGTPNTVPNLVNDLDLTVIGPDDTVYYPWVLNPASPSSNATTGVNTIDNIEQVLFTVPTTGLYLVKVAGTTVPQGPQTFSVVAPAAGSASCDADNDGHLAEICGGDDCNDEEAEAYPGHDEVCDDGIDNDCDDLTDLDDPDCDGADDDDDDDDDTDDDDDTGDDDADDDDDASTGTKGSSDDGCCG